In Puntigrus tetrazona isolate hp1 chromosome 23, ASM1883169v1, whole genome shotgun sequence, the DNA window AAATTACATTTGTAGAAGACTCTGGTTCCTCGTATGTTAGCTATAACTTCAAGGGGCACAATGTTTTCAGCACGTGTTAAGAAGTTTTCATCCATCCTAATCAGCTGAGTAGCCGAGTCAATatatcagttttcattttttccttctCACTTTGGGCTTTTTGACTGGCCGAAGATATGGGTTGTCGATCATGTTTTCCTCATTGGCCTTCCCTGTAGGCACAACACCACCAGGCGGCAGCACTACATTCTCCTTATCTGCACTTTGATCATCCtagaataaaaaaacgaaaaatctgttattattacaataataaataaataaataaatatatgaaaaaaaaaaaaaaacacaaaacatatttagtgCACACCCAcggacagcaagtctttgtcataaaaaccacagctgcccaactcactgcagaattaaatgtgcacctcaactctcctTTTTCCACCAAAACGATCCGTCGGGAGCTCCACATGGTCAATATACATGGCCAGGCTGGTATAGCCAAACCTTTTGgtctggaggaccatgtgcacccaatggttcaaacattgtatcctgaaggcgGTGCCGTGTATCaagatgataatgcaccaatacacacagcaagactggtgacagcAAGAGTGGTTGGATGAACgtgaacatctcccatggcctgcacagtcaccagatctaaatattattgaaccACTTTGGGGCGTTTTGTAGGAACAAAAAAAGTCAGGAAACAAaaaatggctcaaaatccctctggtCACcgtgcaggacttgtatctgtcacTCCCAAGACGAAATTATGCTGTATTGGCAgcaaaaggaggccctacaccatactaattaattattgtggtctaaaaccagtttcagtttcattgtctaACCCCTGTacttatgtacacacacacatacacacatatatatgcaggtatgcttttgaataaacattttgcccaaaataaaaaaaaaggccttaTGCTTGCCTGCATGATGTTATTAGGGTTGTTCTCTGTATCTGTCTGGTCGTCCTGCTCAGATGAATCCGTCTCTTCCAGTGTCTGAAGCTCTAGTTCAGAGGGCAGCAGGGCACTCAGGTAAGGGATGGTGCTCGACTTTGCTGCGATCACTTAttatacacagacacagacagatgaATATTAAACACCAGAAAGTCAAAGTATAATAGGACACTGGCGGTATTTAGGTCACAAAAACTCACAAGGAAATGCACTGATGTCGTCCTTAAAAAGACTTTGCGTCTCTCCTGTCTTGGCCATAAAAAGCGTGTGAGAGCGCGCTCCACATCTCTCCTCTGTGATGCCGCCTTCTCTCTCACCACCTGGTAATCTGACACAGGCTCTCGAAAAGTCTAAAACACAGAAATGCCAATATATGTTGAAGCAGAATGTATGTTCTTAGTGTTATTGGTTGCTAAGCTGAAAGTCAAACAATAGCAAGACATCAgttgagcaaaataactcactGGTGTTTTGATGTATGTATGAGGATCTGGGAATTCTGGGAAGTGGCTGGGGATGTATGTTGGATGAGTGCGCTTCTGTCCAGCCATGAGGGCTTTTGGGGCGACTGGAGCATTTGTTATTGGAGCTGTTAAACACAGAAGTGCACAGTTATAACAGACAATAtcaattgcttttatttttatagcacttttaacaatacagattgtgtcaaaacaCCAAACGGTATCAAATAGGATAATAATATAGGATAAACAgatgaatttgtaaaaaatggtAAACCTACGTGCAGTTATGACCATCCTTTGGGATCTTTTGGCATACACTGGAAGAGTATCCACGTTAAAGCCTGCAATTGTGGAAAAAGTAAACCTCAGTAAAATCTCATTAACTGATAAACATG includes these proteins:
- the LOC122328779 gene encoding LOW QUALITY PROTEIN: transcription initiation factor TFIID subunit 8-like (The sequence of the model RefSeq protein was modified relative to this genomic sequence to represent the inferred CDS: deleted 2 bases in 1 codon), whose amino-acid sequence is MADSVMMGSASLNSGNRSGSSKTSTSPTENYQLARRRTLQVVVSSLLTECGFESAEKAAVETLTEMMQSYITEVGRCAKATCEHTARSTPTLSDVVISLVEMGFNVDTLPVYAKRSQRMVITAPPITNAPVAPKALMAGQKRTHPTYIPSHFPEFPDPHTYIKTPTFREPVSDYQVVREKAASQRRDVERALTRFMAKTGETQSLFKDDISAFPLIAAKSSTIPYLSALLPSELELQTLEETDSSEQDDQTDTENNPNNIMQDDQSADKENVVLPPGGVVPTGKANEENMIDNPYLRPVKKPKVRRKK